In Topomyia yanbarensis strain Yona2022 chromosome 2, ASM3024719v1, whole genome shotgun sequence, one DNA window encodes the following:
- the LOC131681720 gene encoding beta-1,3-glucan-binding protein-like has product MRVISVAVWTYFLVSSAVDFGDAGKASSSAKCEKSLTTVSGKRAASGTYCTGDLIFEDTFDIFDLDTWQHENTLAGSTSWEFQWFTNNRSNSFVLDGNLFIRPTLTVEEYGEAFLRSGVLNIHGGTPADQCTKHSFLGCERTGSHFQILNPVKSASLRTVDSFAFKYGKVEISAKLAAGDWLWPAISFLPKSNSYGMWPASGEIDLLESKGNRDLIKNGINVGIEQISSKLQFGPNEAYNAESTATFTRNSESGKGYHTGFNRYQMEWTPDHITFSINDIETGTVKIGTGFWARGNFNVTAPGLDNPWRYGTIMAPFDQEFYFRISLAVGGTDYFPDDEINPKKKPWSNDSPHPMTDFWNGKNDWLPTWNLDENDVPLQVDYVRVWAL; this is encoded by the exons ATGCGAGTGATTTCGGTAGCCGTTTGGACATATTTCCTCGTGAGTTCGGCGGTTGATTTCGGGGATGCTGGCAAGGCAAGTTCCAGCGCCAAGTGTGAAAAATCGTTGACGACCGTCAGTGGAAAGCGGGCTGCTTCTG GAACATACTGTACAGGAGATTTGATTTTCGAAGACACCTTCGACATTTTCGATTTGGACACATGGCAGCATGAGAATACCTTAGCCGGAAGTACG AGTTGGGAATTCCAATGGTTCACCAATAACCGGTCCAACTCATTCGTATTAGATGGGAACCTTTTCATTCGGCCTACCCTGACGGTCGAAGAGTATGGTGAAGCGTTCCTCAGATCCGGCGTCCTGAACATCCACGGTGGAACACCAGCGGATCA ATGCACCAAACACAGCTTTCTCGGTTGTGAGCGAACCGGCAGCCACTTCCAAATTCTGAACCCGGTGAAAAGTGCCAGCCTTCGGACGGTTGACTCGTTTGCGTTCAAGTACGGCAAGGTTGAGATCAGTGCTAAACTGGCGGCTGGTGATTGGCTCTGGCCAGCTATTTCGTTTCTTCCGAAGTCCAATTCGTACGGAATGTGGCCAGCGTCTGGAGAAATAGATCTGCTGGAATCGAAAGGTAATCGTGATCTGATTAAGAACGGCATCAACGTCGGTATCGAGCAGATTAGCTCTAAACTTCAGTTTGGTCCTAACGAAGCTTACAATGCGGAATCGACGGCAACTTTTACGCGCAATTCCGAATCTGGTAAGGGTTACCACACAGGCTTCAATCGATATCAGATGGAGTGGACACCGGACCACATCACGTTCAGTATTAACGACATCGAGACGGGAACGGTAAAGATTGGAACCGGTTTTTGGGCTCGAGGAAATTTTAATGTCACTGCACCGGGATTGGATAATCCGTGGCGCTACGGTACCATTATGGCACCATTTGATCAGGAGTTCTATTTCCGGATTTCGCTAGCAGTCGGAGGAACTGATTATTTTCCCGACGACGAAATTAATCCAAAGAAAAAACCTTGGAGCAACGATTCCCCCCATCCGATGACTGATTTCTGGAACGGTAAGAATGATTGGTTGCCCACGTGGAATTTGGACGAGAATGATGTTCCGCTGCAGGTGGACTACGTCCGAGTGTGGGCATTGTAG